In Apium graveolens cultivar Ventura chromosome 10, ASM990537v1, whole genome shotgun sequence, the following are encoded in one genomic region:
- the LOC141689568 gene encoding xyloglucan galactosyltransferase MUR3 produces MRRRLPVTSPSDTMEKGSGKTQPSRICLLATLSAFFWIMLLYFHFVVLGGSTAGESAELIPASSVRDSRQIIVSRPMTTSRSSIDIRNEPKDDADSVITRTEPISQSVDTHSESKISDESSSVAKQSNGEAKYSQESSSVVSQSDTEAKNSGQSSSVVTQSTSKPKISDESSSVVTQSTDTQEKPVRIPATNVDKKPKNFPFMKALRTAENKSDPCGGRYIYVHDLPPRFNEDMLKECRSLSLWTNMCKFTTNAGLGPPLENEEGVFSNTGWYATNQFAVDVIFSNRMKQYECLTKDSSLAAAVFVPFYAGFDIARYLWGYNISTRDAASLDLVDWLAKRPEWSVMGGKDHFLVAGRITWDFRRLSDTETDWGNKLLFLPAAKNMSMLVVESSPWNANDFGIPYPTYFHPAKDADVFMWQDRMRKLERNWLFCFAGAPRPDNPKSIRGKIIDECRQSKVGKLLECDFGESKCHSPSSIMQMFHNSVFCLQPQGDSYTRRSAFDAMLAGCIPVFFHPGSAYVQYTWHLPKNYSTYSVFIPEDDIRTKNVSIMQRLSIIPPEQVVKMREEVINLIPRLIYADPRSKLETQKDAFDVAVQAVINKVTKLRKDITEGRMNDNFIEEISWKYELLEEGQEVGYHEWDPFFSKPKNNGNADSDAASAEAAKNSWKNEQRQHS; encoded by the coding sequence ATGAGAAGGAGGTTACCGGTTACGTCTCCTTCGGATACAATGGAGAAAGGTTCTGGAAAGACTCAGCCGTCTCGAATATGTTTATTAGCTACATTGTCTGCATTTTTCTGGATTATGCTATTGTACTTTCATTTTGTTGTTCTAGGAGGTAGTACAGCTGGTGAGTCTGCGGAACTAATTCCTGCATCTTCTGTAAGAGATTCCCGTCAAATTATTGTTAGTCGTCCAATGACCACTAGTCGTTCTTCCATTGATATCAGAAATGAACCAAAAGATGACGCTGATTCAGTTATTACTCGGACTGAACCTATAAGTCAATCTGTTGATACTCATAGTGAATCTAAGATTTCTGATGAGTCTAGTTCGGTTGCTAAACAATCAAATGGTGAAGCTAAGTATTCTCAGGAGTCTAGTTCAGTTGTCAGTCAATCAGATACTGAGGCTAAGAATTCTGGTCAGTCTAGTTCGGTTGTTACTCAATCTACTAGCAAACCTAAGATTTCTGATGAGTCTAGCTCAGTTGTCACTCAATCAACTGATACACAGGAAAAACCTGTTAGGATCCCGGCAACTAATGTTGATAAAAAACCTAAAAATTTCCCTTTTATGAAGGCATTGAGGACTGCAGAGAATAAGAGCGATCCATGTGGTGGGAGGTATATTTATGTCCACGATCTTCCTCCAAGGTTTAATGAGGATATGCTTAAGGAATGTAGAAGTCTTAGCCTCTGGACCAACATGTGTAAATTTACCACCAATGCCGGCCTTGGCCCTCCACTTGAAAATGAGGAAGGAGTGTTCTCAAATACAGGATGGTATGCCACAAATCAGTTTGCTGTTGATGTGATCTTCAGTAACCGAATGAAACAATATGAGTGTCTGACTAAGGATTCTTCACTTGCAGCAGCTGTTTTTGTTCCCTTTTATGCAGGGTTCGATATTGCACGTTACCTTTGGGGGTACAATATCTCGACTAGAGATGCTGCTTCTCTTGATTTGGTTGATTGGCTTGCTAAGAGGCCAGAGTGGAGTGTAATGGGCGGGAAAGATCATTTTCTCGTTGCTGGCAGGATAACTTGGGATTTCAGGAGACTGAGTGACACAGAAACAGACTGGGGTAACAAGCTCCTGTTTTTACCTGCTGCAAAAAATATGTCCATGCTTGTGGTGGAGTCGAGCCCGTGGAATGCAAATGATTTTGGTATCCCATATCCAACTTACTTTCATCCAGCAAAGGATGCTGATGTGTTCATGTGGCAAGACCGTATGAGGAAATTAGAACGAAATTGGCTTTTTTGTTTTGCTGGTGCACCTCGTCCAGATAACCCCAAATCAATAAGGGGGAAGATCATTGACGAGTGCAGACAATCGAAGGTAGGAAAGTTGTTAGAATGTGATTTTGGGGAGAGCAAGTGTCACTCTCCAAGTAGCATAATGCAGATGTTTCACAATTCTGTATTTTGCCTACAACCGCAAGGTGATTCGTATACAAGGAGATCAGCATTTGATGCAATGTTAGCTGGTTGCATTCCTGTATTCTTCCATCCTGGCTCTGCATATGTACAGTACACCTGGCATCTTCCGAAGAATTACTCTACGTACTCTGTGTTTATTCCTGAGGATGATATACGCACAAAAAATGTCAGCATAATGCAGAGACTTAGTATAATCCCCCCTGAGCAGGTAGTGAAGATGAGGGAGGAGGTTATAAATCTTATTCCAAGACTGATATACGCAGATCCGCGGTCTAAATTGGAGACTCAGAAGGATGCCTTTGATGTAGCTGTGCAGGCAGTTATAAACAAAGTAACTAAATTGAGGAAAGACATTACAGAAGGTCGTATGAATGATAATTTTATCGAGGAGATCAGCTGGAAATATGAACTGTTAGAAGAAGGGCAAGAGGTTGGATATCATGAATGGGATCCTTTTTTCTCCAAACCAAAGAACAATGGCAATGCTGACTCTGATGCTGCATCAGCTGAAGCAGCTAAAAATTCATGGAAGAATGAGCAAAGGCAACATTCATGA
- the LOC141689567 gene encoding uncharacterized protein LOC141689567: MKWQISCFLFYCYILCNSFSLAKVVGKVDVDNEVSVLLSIKEKLIDPLDQLKDWKAPHSNIESNSVHCKWTGVSCNSNGYVEKLDLSNKNLSGIVSAEIQKLQGLTSLNLCCNGFSSPLPKSLSYFNALKIIDLSRNNFVDSFPMGFGNIFGLAALNASGNNFSGYLPEDLGNATFLESLDLRGNFFEGSIPKSFKNLGKLKFLGLSGNNISGNIPPELGQLSSLESIVIGYNDLEGEIPAEFGNLTNLKYLDLAVGNLKGPIPPELGRLKLLDTVYLYDNNLEGKIPPEIGNMASLTFLDLSDNLLSGEIPAAIGDLKKLQLLNLMCNHLSGSVPSGIGGLPALEVLELWNNSISGPLPSNLGWNSPLRWLDISSNSFSGPIPASLCNKGNLTKLILFNNAFSGPIPAGLSSCMSLVRVRMQNNNLTGSIPVGFGKLPKFQRLDLANNSLTGQIPNDLASSTSISSIDFSHNHLQSSLPFSILSLPNLQNLLVSHNKLVGDIPDQFQDCPLLAILDLSSNNFTGRIPASIASCEKLVNLNLRNNLFSGPIPKALAMMHTLAILDLSNNSLTGEIPENFGNAPALEVLNVSYNKLEGPVPVNGMLRTVNPNDLVGNAGLCGGILPPCSHTMAYTSGQGRSHAKHIIAGWFIGIFSLLALAIAAFGAKILYKKWYVNGICFEKRYEMGKGAWPWRLMAFQRIGFTSNDILASIKESNVVGMGATGIVYKADIQRLNTVVAVKKLWRTTEDIEMGNSNDLLGEVNLLGRLRHRNIVRLLGFVHNDTNAMIIYDYMQNGSLGEALHGKEAGRMLVDWVLRYNIAVGVAQGLAYLHHDCHPLVIHRDVKSNNILLDANLEARIADFGLAKMMPKKNETVSMVAGSYGYIAPEYGYTLKVDEKSDIYSYGVVLMELLTGKRPLDQAFGESVDIVEWIRRKRLDNKALEETLDPNIGSCQVVKEEMLLVLRIAILCTAKLPKDRPSMRDVITMLEEAKPRRKSSSNSAGNVANKDEPIFSTSPVNGLL; the protein is encoded by the exons ATGAAGTGGCAGATATCCTGTTTCTTGTTCTACTGTTACATTCTCTGTAACAGTTTCAGTCTTGCTAAGGTGGTGGGAAAGGTGGACGTCGATAATGAAGTATCAGTTTTACTATCGATAAAAGAGAAGCTGATTGATCCATTAGATCAGCTCAAAGATTGGAAAGCACCACACAGTAACATAGAGAGTAACTCAGTTCACTGTAAATGGACTGGAGTGAGCTGTAACTCTAATGGTTATGTTGaaaagcttgatctttccaacAAGAATCTCAGCGGCATTGTATCAGCTGAAATTCAGAAACTACAAGGTCTTACTTCTCTTAACTTATGTTGCAATGGGTTCTCATCCCCATTGCCAAAATCCTTATCCTACTTCAATGCACTCAAGATCATTGATCTCAGCCGGAACAATTTTGTCGATAGCTTTCCGATGGGGTTTGGAAATATCTTTGGCTTAGCTGCATTGAATGCTTCTGGTAATAACTTCTCAGGTTACCTTCCTGAGGATCTTGGAAATGCAACCTTTCTAGAGAGCCTTGATCTCAGAGGGAACTTTTTCGAAGGTTCCATTCCGAAGTCTTTTAAGAACTTGGGTAAGTTAAAATTTCTTGGTCTTTCAGGTAATAATATATCTGGCAATATACCTCCAGAGCTTGGCCAACTTTCTTCACTAGAAAGCATTGTTATTGGATACAATGATCTTGAAGGCGAAATCCCAGCAGAGTTTGGAAATCTTACCAACCTCAAGTACCTGGACTTGGCTGTTGGAAATCTTAAAGGTCCAATTCCACCAGAATTGGGGAGGCTTAAGTTACTTGATACAGTTTACCTGTACGACAACAATCTTGAAGGAAAGATTCCACCTGAAATAGGCAACATGGCATCGCTGACCTTCTTGGATCTGTCTGACAACCTGTTATCTGGAGAAATTCCAGCAGCGATAGGTGATTTGAAGAAGCTGCAGCTCTTAAATCTGATGTGCAACCACTTATCTGGCTCAGTTCCTTCTGGAATAGGAGGCTTGCCTGCATTGGAGGTTCTCGAGTTATGGAACAACTCCATTTCAGGTCCCTTGCCAAGCAATCTTGGTTGGAATTCGCCTTTGCGATGGTTAGACATATCGTCTAATTCATTTTCTGGTCCAATTCCAGCAAGTTTGTGCAATAAAGGTAATCTTACTAAGCTCATTCTCTTTAACAACGCTTTCTCAGGTCCAATTCCTGCAGGCTTATCAAGTTGTATGTCCTTGGTTCGTGTTCGGATGCAAAACAACAATCTCACTGGGTCAATACCGGTGGGATTTGGGAAACTCCCTAAGTTTCAGAGGCTGGATTTAGCAAATAATAGTCTCACAGGACAGATCCCAAATGATCTTGCTTCTTCAACATCAATTTCTTCTATAGACTTTTCACATAACCATCTTCAAAGCTCTCTTCCTTTCTCCATTCTCTCACTGCCCAATCTTCAAAATTTACTGGTATCTCACAATAAATTGGTAGGTGATATCCCAGATCAGTTTCAGGACTGTCCTTTACTTGCCATACTCGATCTTTCATCTAATAATTTTACTGGAAGGATTCCAGCTAGTATTGCGTCGTGTGAGAAACTGGTCAATCTAAATCTCAGAAACAATCTATTTTCTGGTCCAATTCCAAAAGCACTAGCAATGATGCACACATTGGCGATTCTTGATCTATCCAACAATTCACTGACTGGTGAAATTCCCGAAAACTTTGGGAATGCTCCAGCTTTAGAAGTGCTAAATGTATCCTACAATAAGCTAGAAGGTCCTGTTCCAGTAAATGGAATGCTCAGAACAGTCAATCCAAATGACCTTGTGGGCAATGCTGGTCTCTGTGGTGGCATACTACCTCCATGCTCACACACCATGGCGTATACATCTGGGCAAGGAAGATCGCATGCAAAACACATTATTGCAGGATGGTTCATCGGAATTTTTTCCCTACTAGCTCTTGCCATAGCAGCTTTTGGCGCAAAAATTCTGTACAAAAAATGGTACGTAAATGGAATTTGCTTTGAAAAGAGATATGAAATGGGTAAAGGAGCATGGCCGTGGAGATTAATGGCATTCCAGAGGATTGGTTTCACAAGCAATGATATTTTAGCGTCCATAAAGGAATCAAATGTAGTTGGTATGGGGGCAACAGGGATAGTATATAAAGCTGACATACAAAGGCTTAACACTGTTGTGGCAGTTAAGAAACTTTGGAGAACAACAGAAGATATTGAAATGGGAAACAGTAACGATCTTTTGGGAGAGGTGAATTTGCTAGGCAGGTTAAGGCATCGAAACATTGTTAGGTTATTAGGGTTTGTTCACAACGATACCAATGCCATGATTATATACGACTACATGCAGAATGGAAGCCTTGGAGAAGCTTTACATGGAAAGGAAGCAGGAAGAATGCTTGTGGACTGGGTTTTGCGCTATAATATAGCTGTCGGGGTTGCTCAGGGACTTGCTTACCTACACCATGACTGTCACCCCTTGGTGATTCACCGTGATGTCAAGTCAAATAACATATTACTGGATGCAAATCTGGAAGCAAGAATTGCTGACTTTGGATTGGCGAAGATGATGCCTAAAAAGAATGAGACGGTGTCAATGGTTGCAGGATCTTATGGATACATAGCCCCTG AATATGGGTACACATTGAAGGTGGATGAGAAGAGCGATATTTACAGCTATGGTGTGGTCTTAATGGAGCTTCTAACTGGAAAACGGCCACTAGATCAAGCATTTGGAGAATCTGTAGACATAGTTGAATGGATACGGAGAAAAAGGCTAGACAACAAAGCTCTAGAGGAAACACTAGATCCTAACATCGGAAGCTGCCAAGTTGTTAAAGAAGAGATGCTTTTAGTGCTTAGAATAGCTATCCTTTGTACAGCAAAGCTTCCTAAGGACAGGCCTTCCATGAGAGACGTCATAACGATGCTTGAAGAGGCAAAACCTCGAAGAAAAAGTAGTAGCAATAGTGCTGGAAATGTAGCTAACAAAGATGAACCGATATTTAGCACCTCACCCGTAAATGGCCTTCTGTAA
- the LOC141689569 gene encoding auxin-responsive protein IAA12-like isoform X3: MENTLGLLENSGGGIGREVPSGGSTTGSMSTVDNLVFSSEVSSCYPDENNDSDELELGLGLSLGGGAAANKSLKPPSWARILTAKDLPCLVSKSSSSSSPTVPKASHKRIAADSVSPPNGASSSQVVGWPPVRAYRMNSLNQAKLSITEDFSSIVDKSENAVVNKDNNSCNKQGNDTIDKGLSKVSLFVKVNMDGTAIGRKVDLSAHNCYETLARTLEDMFCRSTRNANTRSNMQGHNLMVEAGGSSKLLVGSSEYVLTYEDKEGDWMLVGDVPWRMFVSSVKRLRIMRTSEANGLAPKIQERHGRQRARAI, translated from the exons ATGGAAAATACACTTGGTTTGCTTGAAAACAGTGGTGGTGGTATAGGTAGAGAAGTGCCTTCTGGTGGTTCAACAACAGGGTCAATGTCAACTGTGGATAATTTGGTGTTTTCTTCTGAGGTTTCATCTTGCTATCCTGATGAGAATAATGATTCTGATGAGCTTGAGTTGGGTCTTGGTTTGAGTCTTGGTGGTGGGGCTGCTGCAAACAAGTCCTTAAAGCCTCCTTCTTGGGCTAGAATCTTGACTGCTAAAGATCTTCCTTGTTTGGTTTCAAAgtcttcttcttcatcttctcCTACTGTTCCTAAAGCTAGTCATAAGAGAATTGCTGCTGATTCTGTTTCTCCTCCTAATGGTGCTTCTAG CAGCCAGGTTGTGGGATGGCCTCCTGTCAGAGCTTATCGAATGAACAGCCTTAACCAAGCTAAATTGTCAATAACTGAAGATTTTAGCTCGATTGTGGACAAGAGTGAAAATGCTGTGGTAAATAAGGACAATAATAGCTGTAACAAGCAAGGAAATGACACAATCGATAAAGGGCTTTCCAAGGTTTCTCTGTTTGTCAAGGTCAACATGGATGGAACTGCAATTGGACGAAAGGTGGATCTGAGTGCTCATAACTGCTATGAGACTTTGGCACGAACTTTAGAGGATATGTTTTGTCGATCTACCAGGAATGCTAACACAA GATCAAACATGCAGGGGCACAACTTAATGGTAGAAGCAGGGGGGTCCTCAAAACTGTTGGTTGGATCTTCAGAATATGTACTTACCTATGAAGACAAAGAAGGCGACTGGATGCTTGTTGGAGATGTTCCTTGGAG GATGTTTGTTTCATCTGTCAAGAGGCTTAGAATAATGAGGACATCCGAGGCAAATGGACTTG CTCCAAAGATTCAAGAGAGGCATGGGAGACAGAGAGCTAGAGCCATCTAG
- the LOC141689569 gene encoding auxin-responsive protein IAA12-like isoform X4, which produces MENTLGLLENSGGGIGREVPSGGSTTGSMSTVDNLVFSSEVSSCYPDENNDSDELELGLGLSLGGGAAANKSLKPPSWARILTAKDLPCLVSKSSSSSSPTVPKASHKRIAADSVSPPNGASSQVVGWPPVRAYRMNSLNQAKLSITEDFSSIVDKSENAVVNKDNNSCNKQGNDTIDKGLSKVSLFVKVNMDGTAIGRKVDLSAHNCYETLARTLEDMFCRSTRNANTRSNMQGHNLMVEAGGSSKLLVGSSEYVLTYEDKEGDWMLVGDVPWRMFVSSVKRLRIMRTSEANGLAPKIQERHGRQRARAI; this is translated from the exons ATGGAAAATACACTTGGTTTGCTTGAAAACAGTGGTGGTGGTATAGGTAGAGAAGTGCCTTCTGGTGGTTCAACAACAGGGTCAATGTCAACTGTGGATAATTTGGTGTTTTCTTCTGAGGTTTCATCTTGCTATCCTGATGAGAATAATGATTCTGATGAGCTTGAGTTGGGTCTTGGTTTGAGTCTTGGTGGTGGGGCTGCTGCAAACAAGTCCTTAAAGCCTCCTTCTTGGGCTAGAATCTTGACTGCTAAAGATCTTCCTTGTTTGGTTTCAAAgtcttcttcttcatcttctcCTACTGTTCCTAAAGCTAGTCATAAGAGAATTGCTGCTGATTCTGTTTCTCCTCCTAATGGTGCTTCTAG CCAGGTTGTGGGATGGCCTCCTGTCAGAGCTTATCGAATGAACAGCCTTAACCAAGCTAAATTGTCAATAACTGAAGATTTTAGCTCGATTGTGGACAAGAGTGAAAATGCTGTGGTAAATAAGGACAATAATAGCTGTAACAAGCAAGGAAATGACACAATCGATAAAGGGCTTTCCAAGGTTTCTCTGTTTGTCAAGGTCAACATGGATGGAACTGCAATTGGACGAAAGGTGGATCTGAGTGCTCATAACTGCTATGAGACTTTGGCACGAACTTTAGAGGATATGTTTTGTCGATCTACCAGGAATGCTAACACAA GATCAAACATGCAGGGGCACAACTTAATGGTAGAAGCAGGGGGGTCCTCAAAACTGTTGGTTGGATCTTCAGAATATGTACTTACCTATGAAGACAAAGAAGGCGACTGGATGCTTGTTGGAGATGTTCCTTGGAG GATGTTTGTTTCATCTGTCAAGAGGCTTAGAATAATGAGGACATCCGAGGCAAATGGACTTG CTCCAAAGATTCAAGAGAGGCATGGGAGACAGAGAGCTAGAGCCATCTAG
- the LOC141689569 gene encoding auxin-responsive protein IAA12-like isoform X1, with amino-acid sequence MENTLGLLENSGGGIGREVPSGGSTTGSMSTVDNLVFSSEVSSCYPDENNDSDELELGLGLSLGGGAAANKSLKPPSWARILTAKDLPCLVSKSSSSSSPTVPKASHKRIAADSVSPPNGASSSQVVGWPPVRAYRMNSLNQAKLSITEDFSSIVDKSENAVVNKDNNSCNKQGNDTIDKGLSKVSLFVKVNMDGTAIGRKVDLSAHNCYETLARTLEDMFCRSTRNANTRSNMQGHNLMVEAGGSSKLLVGSSEYVLTYEDKEGDWMLVGDVPWREKGNSSIAIFFFEGPCKYMEECSYPLLVETFGSLGQKMTNICVLTFIF; translated from the exons ATGGAAAATACACTTGGTTTGCTTGAAAACAGTGGTGGTGGTATAGGTAGAGAAGTGCCTTCTGGTGGTTCAACAACAGGGTCAATGTCAACTGTGGATAATTTGGTGTTTTCTTCTGAGGTTTCATCTTGCTATCCTGATGAGAATAATGATTCTGATGAGCTTGAGTTGGGTCTTGGTTTGAGTCTTGGTGGTGGGGCTGCTGCAAACAAGTCCTTAAAGCCTCCTTCTTGGGCTAGAATCTTGACTGCTAAAGATCTTCCTTGTTTGGTTTCAAAgtcttcttcttcatcttctcCTACTGTTCCTAAAGCTAGTCATAAGAGAATTGCTGCTGATTCTGTTTCTCCTCCTAATGGTGCTTCTAG CAGCCAGGTTGTGGGATGGCCTCCTGTCAGAGCTTATCGAATGAACAGCCTTAACCAAGCTAAATTGTCAATAACTGAAGATTTTAGCTCGATTGTGGACAAGAGTGAAAATGCTGTGGTAAATAAGGACAATAATAGCTGTAACAAGCAAGGAAATGACACAATCGATAAAGGGCTTTCCAAGGTTTCTCTGTTTGTCAAGGTCAACATGGATGGAACTGCAATTGGACGAAAGGTGGATCTGAGTGCTCATAACTGCTATGAGACTTTGGCACGAACTTTAGAGGATATGTTTTGTCGATCTACCAGGAATGCTAACACAA GATCAAACATGCAGGGGCACAACTTAATGGTAGAAGCAGGGGGGTCCTCAAAACTGTTGGTTGGATCTTCAGAATATGTACTTACCTATGAAGACAAAGAAGGCGACTGGATGCTTGTTGGAGATGTTCCTTGGAG GGAAAAAGGAAATTCTTCTATAGCTATCTTCTTTTTTGAGGGCCCTTGTAAATATATGGAAGAGTGTTCATATCCTCTTTTGGTCGAAACTTTTGGATCACTAGGCCAAAAAATGACAAATATTTGTGTTTTAACTTTTATCTTTTGA
- the LOC141689569 gene encoding auxin-responsive protein IAA12-like isoform X2: MENTLGLLENSGGGIGREVPSGGSTTGSMSTVDNLVFSSEVSSCYPDENNDSDELELGLGLSLGGGAAANKSLKPPSWARILTAKDLPCLVSKSSSSSSPTVPKASHKRIAADSVSPPNGASSQVVGWPPVRAYRMNSLNQAKLSITEDFSSIVDKSENAVVNKDNNSCNKQGNDTIDKGLSKVSLFVKVNMDGTAIGRKVDLSAHNCYETLARTLEDMFCRSTRNANTRSNMQGHNLMVEAGGSSKLLVGSSEYVLTYEDKEGDWMLVGDVPWREKGNSSIAIFFFEGPCKYMEECSYPLLVETFGSLGQKMTNICVLTFIF, translated from the exons ATGGAAAATACACTTGGTTTGCTTGAAAACAGTGGTGGTGGTATAGGTAGAGAAGTGCCTTCTGGTGGTTCAACAACAGGGTCAATGTCAACTGTGGATAATTTGGTGTTTTCTTCTGAGGTTTCATCTTGCTATCCTGATGAGAATAATGATTCTGATGAGCTTGAGTTGGGTCTTGGTTTGAGTCTTGGTGGTGGGGCTGCTGCAAACAAGTCCTTAAAGCCTCCTTCTTGGGCTAGAATCTTGACTGCTAAAGATCTTCCTTGTTTGGTTTCAAAgtcttcttcttcatcttctcCTACTGTTCCTAAAGCTAGTCATAAGAGAATTGCTGCTGATTCTGTTTCTCCTCCTAATGGTGCTTCTAG CCAGGTTGTGGGATGGCCTCCTGTCAGAGCTTATCGAATGAACAGCCTTAACCAAGCTAAATTGTCAATAACTGAAGATTTTAGCTCGATTGTGGACAAGAGTGAAAATGCTGTGGTAAATAAGGACAATAATAGCTGTAACAAGCAAGGAAATGACACAATCGATAAAGGGCTTTCCAAGGTTTCTCTGTTTGTCAAGGTCAACATGGATGGAACTGCAATTGGACGAAAGGTGGATCTGAGTGCTCATAACTGCTATGAGACTTTGGCACGAACTTTAGAGGATATGTTTTGTCGATCTACCAGGAATGCTAACACAA GATCAAACATGCAGGGGCACAACTTAATGGTAGAAGCAGGGGGGTCCTCAAAACTGTTGGTTGGATCTTCAGAATATGTACTTACCTATGAAGACAAAGAAGGCGACTGGATGCTTGTTGGAGATGTTCCTTGGAG GGAAAAAGGAAATTCTTCTATAGCTATCTTCTTTTTTGAGGGCCCTTGTAAATATATGGAAGAGTGTTCATATCCTCTTTTGGTCGAAACTTTTGGATCACTAGGCCAAAAAATGACAAATATTTGTGTTTTAACTTTTATCTTTTGA